CATGGACCTCGGCTGCCACCCCACCCAGTTCCACGTACTCTGAGACTCGTCCGGCTCAGCGGTTAACGCCCCCCAGCTCCGTCAGCGCGGAGCACAGCTGCGAGCTCCAGAGCAGATCGTGTCCACGAGAGATCATCAAATTCCACCCACAGCAGATCCCCGAGGAGGATTTTCAGAATGAAGGTCTAAAATGTCCTAAACCTGGTCTTCTTCAGCAGGGTGGACGTGATGCCTGGCGGGCGGCAGAAAGCGGGCAGTGGCAGATCTTTGAAGGAGGTTCAGACTGTGACCGAGGGCCTGAAGGCCCTGTACCGACAGAAGCTGCTGCCCCTAGAGAAGCGGTATTGCTTCTCAGATTTTCACTCTCCCAGCCTGGAAGATGCCGATTTCGACAACAAGCCCATGATCCTCGTCGTGGGTCAGTACTCGACGGGGAAAACGACGTTCATCAGGTGAGCAGAACTCCCATCAGTCACGGTGACGTTCTTACCACTACATGCCAAATCTGAATGTATTTCACCAGATACCTTCTAGAACAGGACTTCCCAGGTGGCCGGGTGGGACCAGAACCCACGACCGACAGCTTCACCGCCCTCATGCATGGGAAGACCGAGGCCATCATCCCTGGAAATGCCCTCATCACCGACCCCAACAAGCCCTTCCGCAAACTGAATCCCTTCGGAACGGCGTTCCTCAACAGGTGAGAGGGCAGGTGAGGGATCCGGACGAGCTGAGAAACAACGTGGAAATGTCGCCTCTGCAGGTTCCAGTGCGTTCAGCTGCCAAACCAGGTCTTGGAGAGCATCAGCGTCATCGACACCCCTGGAATCCTGTCTGCTGCCAAGAGGCGACTCAGCAGAGGTTGGACTGGTTCAATCCGGATGGTCCTCTGTGTCTCCGCACTCACCGTGTTCTCCTCCCAGGGTACGACTTCCCGGCGGTGCTCCGCTGGTTCGCCGAGCACGTGGACCGCATCATACTCCTGTGTGATGCCCACAAGCTGGAGCTCTCTGACGAGTTCTCCAGAACCATCGGGGCCCTGCGTGGCAACGAGGACAAGCTGCGCGTGCTGCTGAACAAGGCCGACGCGGTGGACACCCAGCAGCTGCTGCGGGTCTACGGCGCGCTCATGTGGTCGCTGGGGAAAGTGTTCGGCACCCCAGAGGTGCTGCGGGTCTACATCGGGTCCTTCTGGTCCAAGGCGTTCAGGGTGGCCGACTACCAGCGCATGTtcgagcaggaggaggagggcctGTTCGCAGACATTCAGGATCTGCCCCGCAACGCGGCTCTGCGCAAGCTGAACGACCTGGTGAAGCGGGCACGCTCAGTGAGGGTGAGGGTCGGACACAGCCGCAGAACCAGAACCTTCAGCCAGCAGCAAGCGTAACACGAGGCCAAAAAgattatatttatatctataaatataatatgggtggtagtagcctagtgggtaacacactcgcctgtgaaccagaagacccgggttcaaaccccacttactaccatagtgtccctgagcaagacacttaaccttaagttgctccagggggactgtccctgtaactactgattgtaagtcgctctggataagggcgtctgataaatgctgtaaatgtaaatgtaaatgtaaatcaaattcAACCAATACAGTGTAGATTCACAGATCCAGACAGCATATTTACATGACATCCTCAAAATTTCTTCTCAGCAGAATCAGGAACTCACACttatgccacaccccttttttagtaaagtcacagagacaaaatatgccacaccccttttttagtaAAGACACAGGGAAAACttatgccacaccccttttttagtaaagtcacagagacaaaatatgccacaccccttttttagtaaagtcacgGAAAACttatgccacaccccttttttgtAAAGTCACAGGGAAAACgtatgccacaccccttttttagtaaagtcacagaGACAAAATATACCACACCCCtttttagtaaagtcacaggGAAAACGGATGTcacaccccttttttagtaaagtcacagagacaaatatgccacaccccttttttagta
This is a stretch of genomic DNA from Denticeps clupeoides unplaced genomic scaffold, fDenClu1.1, whole genome shotgun sequence. It encodes these proteins:
- the LOC114780453 gene encoding EH domain-containing protein 2-like gives rise to the protein MPGGRQKAGSGRSLKEVQTVTEGLKALYRQKLLPLEKRYCFSDFHSPSLEDADFDNKPMILVVGQYSTGKTTFIRYLLEQDFPGGRVGPEPTTDSFTALMHGKTEAIIPGNALITDPNKPFRKLNPFGTAFLNRFQCVQLPNQVLESISVIDTPGILSAAKRRLSRGYDFPAVLRWFAEHVDRIILLCDAHKLELSDEFSRTIGALRGNEDKLRVLLNKADAVDTQQLLRVYGALMWSLGKVFGTPEVLRVYIGSFWSKAFRVADYQRMFEQEEEGLFADIQDLPRNAALRKLNDLVKRARSVRAHVYIISHLKQEMPLVFGRDNKKRDLIHELPVIFSRIQQRHQISPGDFPDCAKMQEQLMSHDFTKFKGLKPKLMSALDELLSTDIATLMPLLHQEELEAADQPGVQGGAFVGSHRGPFTERNPFLQQNGEERGGDLPDLEWTVMKDKPKYDEVFYNLSPSDGKLSGTKAKNWMLSTQLPTSVLARIWHLSDVDHDGMLDDEEFALASHLIEAKLEGLVLPQELPVHLVPPSKRRKQSCSNEELD